A window of the Eleutherodactylus coqui strain aEleCoq1 chromosome 8, aEleCoq1.hap1, whole genome shotgun sequence genome harbors these coding sequences:
- the LOC136578023 gene encoding taste receptor type 2 member 10-like, which translates to MPGIFSNAFIIRTILISNCRTRDMKVIGNLLLVLAICTLCYSCMLVFNIFTFFLNDWIYVFHNLFYTVKFLVVYTTSSSCWFSSCLCFFYFVKIVNIGSGVFMWIQMHINKVISWMIVVSALVSAVSSSLYIVELTKQFARNTSATIINKDQQHVANQRINPNLFFLINCAPIFIMLVTTVSAAITLIKHRQKMSSNLGASTGINTSIYGSAIRTMVYFVVFYSLIVVIMVLYSLSIFDIKHPVFWVLYAYIHFYPVSQSGFIIYGTQHLKKAWLQMMYSVRCNGL; encoded by the coding sequence ATGCCAGGAATATTTAGTAATGCTTTCATCATCAGGACCATTCTCATCAGTAACTGCAGGACACGAGATATGAAAGTCATTGGGAACCTCCTGCTTGTTCTGGCCATCTGTACTCTCTGCTATTCCTGCATGTTAGTATTTaatatttttacctttttcttgAATGATTGGATTTATGTCTTCCACAATTTATTCTACACTGTTAAGTTCCTGGTTGTTTACACCACCAGCTCCAGCTGTTGGTTCTCCTCCTGCCTCTGCTTCTTCTACTTTGTTAAGATTGTGAACATCGGCTCCGGTGTCTTCATGTGGATTCAGATGCATATTAACAAAGTCATCAGCTGGATGATAGTTGTGTCAGCGCTGGTGTCGGCAGTGAGCAGTTCCTTGTATATCGTAGAACTGACAAAACAGTTTGCCAGGAACACTTCAGCCACCATCATCAACAAGGACCAACAACATGTAGCGAATCAAAGAATTAACCCAAATCTGTTTTTCTTAATTAACTGTGCGCCAATCTTCATCATGCTGGTTACAACCGTATCGGCAGCGATCACCCTAATAAAACACAGACAGAAAATGAGCAGCAACCTGGGCGCCTCCACCGGTATCAATACGTCCATCTACGGCAGTGCGATCCGCACTATGGTCTATTTCGTTGTGTTCTACAGTTTAATAGTGGTCATCATGGTTCTGTATTCTCTGAGTATTTTTGACATCAAACATCCTGTATTTTGGGTCCTGTAcgcatatatacatttttatccTGTATCTCAATCAGGATTTATAATCTATGGCACCCAACACCTGAAGAAGGCCTGGCTACAGATGATGTATTCTGTGAGGTGCAATGGTCTGTGA